In one window of Tubulanus polymorphus chromosome 3, tnTubPoly1.2, whole genome shotgun sequence DNA:
- the LOC141902596 gene encoding carotenoid-cleaving dioxygenase, mitochondrial-like — MIHHFKIKNGVVTYRNRFVQSDAYKKNMAANRIVVSEFGTLAFPDPCKNAFQRFFARFTQSDEKTDNTSVNIYPVGDEFYAASETNFIRKIDLETLDSPAKVNLTDIAVLHTATAHPHIESDGTVHNIGMSRSSSNTSYTVVKIPPSGGEGEEGSTTFSKATVVATIPVSQKLYPKYMHSFGMSENYYVLTEQPLAFNVMKAATRKLFNLPSSSLLRWHRNTYTRFRVIDRRTGAEIDSVRYVTDKLFAFHHVNVYEEDDHLVVDLCGYDEGNIFLNLEMERKRVDMGTCTRPKARRYVLPLKMVENGKNLVSLPNSKATAIREGSDIILTYELLTDEETFLEFPVINYKLCSGRKYRYLYGLALGEDQVRNKIVKVDCETREIKSWYDEKKFPSEMVFVQRPGATDEDDGVLLSSVLDWSNLENTRGYLLVLDARTLEELGRACFDFHLGRDFHGMFKHDC, encoded by the exons ATGAtacatcatttcaaaataaagaatgGTGTCGTCACTTATCGTAATAGATTTGTACAAAGTGACGCTTATAAGAAGAACATGGCCGCTAATAGAATAGTCGTGTCTGAATTCGGTACTTTAGCATTTCCTGATCCGTGTAAAAATGCATTCCAAAG ATTCTTTGCAAGATTTACTCAAAGCGATGAAAAAACAGATAATACGTCAGTGAACATTTATCCGGTCGGTGATGAATTCTACGCTGCTTCCGAAACTAATTTCATCAGAAAAATTGACTTAGAGACATTGGACTCACCGGCAAAA GTAAATCTAACGGATATAGCTGTTTTACACACAGCTACAGCACATCCTCATATCGAATCGGATGGAACTGTTCACAATATTGGTATGTCACGAAGTTCGTCAAACACCAGTTATACAGTGGTAAAGATACCACCATCTGGCGGTGAAG GGGAGGAAGGATCAACGACATTTTCAAAAGCCACCGTTGTTGCAACAATACCGGTATCTCAAAAGCTCTATCCCAAATATATGCACAGTTTTGGCATGAGTGAAAATTATTATGTGTTAACTGAGCAACCACTGGCGTTCAATGTCATGAAAGCAGCAACGCGAAAACTATTCAATTTACCTTCTTCATCGCTTTTACGTTGGCACAGAAATACCTAT ACTCGATTTCGTGTTATTGATAGAAGAACTGGTGCTGAAATTGACTCAGTCAGATACGTAACTGATAAATTATTCGCTTTCCATCACGTCAATGTTTATGAAGAAGATG ATCATCTAGTTGTTGATCTATGCGGATACGATGAaggtaatatttttcttaatttgGAAATGGAAAGGAAACGAGTAGATATGGGGACCTGCACACGACCGAAGGCCCGCAGATACGTCTTGCCACTGAAAATG GTTGAAAATGGGAAGAATCTTGTGTCTTTACCAAACTCAAAGGCAACTGCTATAAGAGAAGGATCTGACATAATCCTCACTTACGAACTGTTAACCGACGAAGAAACAT TTTTAGAGTTCCCTGTGATCAATTATAAATTATGTTCTGGTAGAAAATACAGATATTTGTATGGTTTAGCACTTGGCGAGGATCAAGTGCGGAACAAG atTGTAAAAGTTGATTGTGAAACTCGTGAAATTAAGAGCTGGTACgatgaaaagaaatttccaTCGGAAATGGTATTTGTACAGAGACCTGGAGCTACGGATGAAGATGATG GTGTACTCCTCTCCTCGGTACTCGACTGGTCAAACCTCGAGAACACAAGAGGATATCTTCTCGTCCTCGATGCCAGAACATTGGAGGAATTAGGAAGAGCATGTTTCGATTTTCACTTGGGTCGAGATTTTCATGGGATGTTCAAACACGATTGttga
- the LOC141902346 gene encoding uncharacterized protein LOC141902346 isoform X1 yields the protein MASEHSYSEEIAQLAGQGNIILVKVDKQREDEIMEECEGIDIEGQPSSSIECSTRESRYFTSSFIDLYRELECLWNLNIPECKSKTERAKAYQLLCQRFDMDERDVKAKISSLRTYYSKELAKHRRSSAKGEVYVSKWPHSSQLDFLTDFIVPRGQMRVRHFSKRRITVENDSDQLDDALRTIMDDQNSEINSEINNHHSPRKRIKLSTPEVHSFSASPMLTATRQVNSGKEDKLLQATANLLKVSENSMFHNDDPDALFGRHIANELRAIDDDRIKKMAKMKIQNAIFEAQYNSS from the exons ATGGCAAGTGAACATTCTTACAGTGAGGAGATAGCGCAGTTAGCCGGACAGGGCAATATCATTCTCGTAAAGGTGGACAAACAGCGTGAAGATGAAATCATGGAAGAATGTGAAGGCATCGACATAGAGGGACAACCTTCGAGTTCAATAGAATGTTCGACGAGAGAATCGAGATATTTCACATCGAGTTTCATAGATTTATACCGAGAATTAGAATGTCTGTGGAATTTGAATATACCGGAATGTAAATCAAAGACAGAGCGAGCTAAAGCGTATCAGTTATTGTGCCAGAGATTTGACATGGATG AAAGAGATGTGAAAGCGAAGATATCGAGTTTACGAACGTACTACTCGAAAGAACTCGCTAAACATCGAAGATCTTCAGCAAAAGGCGAGGTTTATGTCTCAAAATGGCCTCATTCTTCACAGCTTGATTTTCTCACTGATTTCATCGTTCCGAGAGGCCAAATGCGAGTCCGGCATTTTTCA AAGCGAAGAATAACTGTTGAAAATGATTCTGATCAACTCGACGACGCTTTAAGAACAATCATGGACGATCAAAATTCGGAAATCAATTCAGAGATCAACAACCACCACTCACCGCGTAAAAGAATTAAACTATCAACGCCAGAAGTTCATTCGTTCTCGGCGTCACCGATGTTGACCGCAACGCGACAAGTTAATTCAGGCAAAGAGGATAAACTGTTACAGGCGACTGCTAATTTGTTAAAAGTGTCCGAGAATAGCATGTTTCATAATGACGACCCTGATGCTTTATTCGGTCGTCATATTGCTAACGAACTCCGCGCGATTGACGATGATCGCATTAAGAAAATggcgaaaatgaaaattcaaaacgcGATTTTTGAAGCTCAATACAATTCGAGTTGA
- the LOC141902346 gene encoding uncharacterized protein LOC141902346 isoform X2: MEECEGIDIEGQPSSSIECSTRESRYFTSSFIDLYRELECLWNLNIPECKSKTERAKAYQLLCQRFDMDERDVKAKISSLRTYYSKELAKHRRSSAKGEVYVSKWPHSSQLDFLTDFIVPRGQMRVRHFSKRRITVENDSDQLDDALRTIMDDQNSEINSEINNHHSPRKRIKLSTPEVHSFSASPMLTATRQVNSGKEDKLLQATANLLKVSENSMFHNDDPDALFGRHIANELRAIDDDRIKKMAKMKIQNAIFEAQYNSS, encoded by the exons ATGGAAGAATGTGAAGGCATCGACATAGAGGGACAACCTTCGAGTTCAATAGAATGTTCGACGAGAGAATCGAGATATTTCACATCGAGTTTCATAGATTTATACCGAGAATTAGAATGTCTGTGGAATTTGAATATACCGGAATGTAAATCAAAGACAGAGCGAGCTAAAGCGTATCAGTTATTGTGCCAGAGATTTGACATGGATG AAAGAGATGTGAAAGCGAAGATATCGAGTTTACGAACGTACTACTCGAAAGAACTCGCTAAACATCGAAGATCTTCAGCAAAAGGCGAGGTTTATGTCTCAAAATGGCCTCATTCTTCACAGCTTGATTTTCTCACTGATTTCATCGTTCCGAGAGGCCAAATGCGAGTCCGGCATTTTTCA AAGCGAAGAATAACTGTTGAAAATGATTCTGATCAACTCGACGACGCTTTAAGAACAATCATGGACGATCAAAATTCGGAAATCAATTCAGAGATCAACAACCACCACTCACCGCGTAAAAGAATTAAACTATCAACGCCAGAAGTTCATTCGTTCTCGGCGTCACCGATGTTGACCGCAACGCGACAAGTTAATTCAGGCAAAGAGGATAAACTGTTACAGGCGACTGCTAATTTGTTAAAAGTGTCCGAGAATAGCATGTTTCATAATGACGACCCTGATGCTTTATTCGGTCGTCATATTGCTAACGAACTCCGCGCGATTGACGATGATCGCATTAAGAAAATggcgaaaatgaaaattcaaaacgcGATTTTTGAAGCTCAATACAATTCGAGTTGA
- the LOC141901375 gene encoding TBC1 domain family member 25-like gives MANVFGYQNREVVRVKVKKCDGLFQPEYKKFSVDPQLTSFEVLQSLLARAFDIKGPFTISYLSKDTNLHEVYTSLLSDWDLDAAFLSASDPCLRIKVDLKPFDEGLDDWDIIAPTDVAPNQRTTTPSSAPVVTSLDKQPSFLGNLTGQISSQIGKTVFNVQKAVGIKSDDDLYKPVKSPMGDAEFHTFLDGDGRLMHQQALRLSVYRGGVEPSLRRVVWRHLLNLFPEALTGQERFAFLKAKSEEYYQLRDKWRDAVKSGVCTEDVKHITNMVKKDVLRTDRMHKFYAGSDENKNVLALFNILVTYALAHPSVSYCQGMSDIASPILVIQKDEAQAYLCFCAIMRRMKVNFMLDGYAMSIKFQHLTELLQYQDPEFFQYLKEQGADDLLFTYRWLLLELKREFPFDDACFMLEVMWSSLPPDPPDSNIDLVEPRVVLDDIIYKTGKVVSPVNGNNGKLVRQESAYQRLRTLRRQATSPCTKSPPTVIIEDSERVVESSDACGAVGKKESLKLDLRNGSAANTTKFSPDITPLEEEKFIEESQDFLSLEDSFTSSILAKSTSIDRSLEGPVVVTSQSPQPKLERQEALERRDSKREINGFESFTDSSPGGEGIVIPVVSSSTASSTTYLITDSSSNRSNTSSHLHQSESSPDLLKSSNNGNNSPPFNNKEISVDSNENISSPSKRKTRPPNLQIPDSNFNKSDSPSSGSEKSSSLDFIKVRDPLLKLPSPDSFGFGNPFMMFLCLTLLLQHRDHIMRNNMDYNELAMHFDKMVRKHSVYRVLNQAQSLYAIYLKAQQAKLDRNGDSSEYDVSV, from the exons ATGGCTAATGTATTTGGATATCAGAATCGCGAGGTGGTTCGAGTGAAAGTTAAG AAATGTGATGGTTTGTTTCAACCTGAATATAAGAAGTTCAGCGTTGATCCACAGTTGACTTCATTTGAAGTACTGCAGAGTTTGCTGGCGAGGGCATTTGACATAAAAGG gcCGTTTACGATCAGCTATTTGTCGAAAGACACAAATCTACATGAAGTGTACACGTCGCTACTTTCCGATTGGGACTTGGACGCCGCTTTTCTGAGCGCGTCCGATCCTTGCCTACGAATTAAAGTCGATCTTAAACcgtttgatgaag GTTTAGATGATTGGGATATAATTGCGCCGACCGATGTCGCTCCTAATCAGAGAACGACGACGCCATCTAGCGCTCCGGTTGTTACATCGTTGGATAAACAGCCGTCGTTTCTAGGCAATCTCACCGGACAAATCAGTTCTCAGATCGGCAAAACGGTTTTTAATGTTCAGAAAGCTGTCG GGATAAAATCAGACGATGATTTGTATAAACCGGTGAAATCACCGATGGGAGACGCTGAATTTCATACGTTCCTAGATGGAGACGGTCGTTTAATGCATCAACAAGCTCTTCGTCTGAGCGTCTACCGCGGTGGGGTAGAACCGTCTCTTCGACGCGTCGTTTGGCGACATTTATTGAACCTATTCCCGGAAGCGTTGACCGGTCAAGAAAGATTCGCGTTCCTGAAAGCGAAGTCTGAGGAGTATTATCAGTTGCGCGATAAATGGCGCGACGCGGTGAAGAGCGGAGTTTGTACGGAAGATGTGAAACATATCACGAATATGGTGAAGAAAGACGTCTTGCGAACGGATCGAATGCACAAATTTTACGCCGGCTCCGATGAGAATAAAAATGTCCTCGCGTTATTCAATATTCTGGTGACGTACGCCCTCGCGCATCCTAGCGTATCGTACTGTCAGGGTATGAGCGATATCGCATCCCCGATTCTCGTCATTCAGAAAGACGAGGCTCAGGCTTATTTATGTTTCTGCGCGATTATGCGCCGTATGAAAGTTAACTTCATGCTCGACGGGTACGCCATGTCGATTAAGTTCCAGCATTTGACCGAACTTTTGCAATATCAGGATCCAGAATTTTTCCAATACCTTAAAGAGCAAGGCGCGGACGATTTATTGTTTACATATCGTTGGTTGTTGCTCGAATTGAAACGTGAATTTCCGTTCGACGACGCGTGTTTCATGTTGGAAGTAATGTGGAGTTCTCTTCCGCCGGATCCGCCTGATTCCAATATAGATCTGGTCGAACCGAGAGTCGTTTTAGACGACATTATTTATAAAACCGGTAAAGTCGTGTCTCCTGTAAATGGTAATAATGGTAAATTAGTGAGGCAGGAAAGCGCGTACCAGCGTCTGAGAACCCTGCGACGTCAAGCTACGAGTCCGTGCACGAAATCACCCCCGACTGTCATCATCGAAGATAGCGAACGTGTTGTTGAGTCGTCGGATGCTTGCGGCGCCGTCGGGAAAAaagaatcgttgaagttagaTTTACGCAACGGTTCAGCGGCGAATACGACAAAATTCAGTCCGGATATAACCCCCCTCGAAGAGGAGAAATTCATCGAGGAATCGCAGGATTTTCTGAGTTTGGAAGATTCGTTTACGTCGTCGATTCTGGCGAAATCGACGAGTATCGATCGTTCGCTCGAAGGTCCGGTCGTCGTAACGTCGCAGTCGCCGCAACCGAAATTAGAACGACAAGAAGCGCTAGAACGACGCGATTCTAAGAGAGAAATCAACGGTTTTGAATCGTTCACCGATTCGAGTCCCGGCGGTGAAGGTATCGTTATTCCGGTCGTATCCAGTTCAACAGCTTCGTCTACTACTTATCTGATAACCGATTCATCTTCGAATCGTTCAAATACGTCTAGTCATCTTCATCAATCTGAATCTAGTCCcgatttattaaaatcatcCAACAACGGCAATAATTCACCTCCGTTTAATAATAAAGAAATCTCAGTTGATTCCAACGAGAACATTTCCAGTCCTTCGAAACGTAAAACGCGACCTCCAAATCTTCAAATAcccgattcaaattttaataaatctgactCGCCATCTTCGGGTAGCGAGAAATCGAGTAGTTTAGACTTCATTAAAGTTAGGGACCCATTGCTGAAATTACCTTCACCCGATTCTTTCGGCTTCGGCAATCCATTCATGATGTTTCTATGTTTGACATTACTTCTGCAGCATAGAGATCACATAATGCGTAATAATATGGACTATAATGAACTAGCGATGCATTTCGATAAGATGGTGCGCAAGCATAGCGTGTACCGCGTGCTAAACCAGGCCCAATCCTTGTACGCCATTTATTTGAAAGCCCAACAGGCAAAGCTCGATAGAAATGGAGACAGTTCTGAATACGATGTCAGCGTctga